From Pirellulales bacterium, the proteins below share one genomic window:
- a CDS encoding universal stress protein, protein MVATDLSDFSESTIRTAASLGLFERMNISLLHVFDIPGIALFSRASLPDVEKQSYIAGERKRAMEQVASFIARVSVEGMSPVLKPATVNIAEAICKTASELSAELIVIGTCGRSMVARALIGSVTEGVLRNSDRDVLAIPPPQNRAVS, encoded by the coding sequence ATGGTGGCTACGGACCTTTCCGATTTTTCAGAATCAACGATTCGAACGGCCGCATCACTCGGATTATTTGAGCGGATGAATATTTCTCTGCTCCATGTATTCGATATTCCAGGCATTGCACTGTTTAGCCGCGCGTCCTTGCCCGACGTTGAAAAGCAATCGTACATTGCAGGTGAAAGGAAGCGAGCGATGGAACAGGTTGCGTCATTCATAGCCAGGGTCAGCGTCGAAGGGATGTCACCCGTTCTGAAACCTGCTACTGTCAACATCGCCGAAGCCATTTGCAAGACGGCGAGCGAGTTGTCTGCCGAATTGATCGTGATTGGAACCTGTGGTCGATCGATGGTTGCTCGGGCACTCATTGGCAGCGTGACGGAAGGTGTCTTACGAAACTCCGACCGAGACGTACTCGCGATACCGCCGCCGCAAAACAGAGCGGTATCCTAA